The following DNA comes from Streptomyces sp. Ag109_O5-10.
ACGTCCGGCCTGATGGTGGTCGCCAAGTCGGAGCGGGCGTACACGTCGCTGAAGCGCCAGTTCAAGGAGCGCACGGTCGACAAGCGCTACCACACGCTCGTGCAGGGCCACCCCGACCCGACCAGCGGCACCATCGACGCCCCGATCGGCCGCCACCCGCAGCACGACTACAAGTGGGCGGTCACGGCCGACGGCAAGCCCTCCGTGACCCACTACGACCTCGTCGAGGCGTTCCGCGCGGCCTCCCTGCTCGACGTGAAGCTGGAGACCGGCCGCACCCACCAGATCCGCGTCCACATGGCCGCCCACCGCCACCCCTGCGTCGGCGACCTCACCTACGGCGCCGACCCGACGCTCGCCAAGCGGCTCCGTTTGACCCGCCAGTGGCTGCACGCCGTCCGGCTCGGTTTCGAGCACCCCGGGGACGGCGAGTGGGTCGAGTTCGCCAGCGACTACCCGGCCGACCTGCAGGAGGCGCTCGACCAGGTCCGCGAGGAGACGTACGGGTGACCACGCGCGCGTACACGGTGCGGGTCGCCGAGGACCCGGCCGATCTGGAGGCGTGCTTCGCGGTGCGCAAGCAGGTCTTCGTGGTCGAGCAGCGTGTCCCCGAGGACCTGGAGTACGACGCCTACGACCCCGTCGCCGTGCACGTCCTGGCGGTCCGCGCGGACGGTGTGCCCCTCGGCACCGGCCGGCTGCTGCACGGCGCGGTGGCCGCGGCCAAGACCGGCGGCGACCCGTCCCTCGGCTCCCTGGGCCGGCTCGCGGTCGCCGCGGAGGCCCGCGGTCTCGGCATCGGCGTCGCCCTGGTCCGGGCCATCGAGGAGGCCGCACGCGCGCGTGGCCTGACCGCGGTGGACCTGCACGCGCAGACCCACGCGCTGGGCTTCTACGAGCGGTTGGGCTACCAGCCGTACGGCCCGGAGTACGAAGAGGCCGGCATCCCGCACCGGGGGATGCGCAGGGTTTTGTAGCCGGCATGGCACGCTGGAGTCCCGCTGTGTGATCGTCTACACCCGGAGCGCTGGCCGTGGATCAGTTGGCCCTGTTGTTCGTGCTGCTGCTCGGGGCCCTCGTCAGTGTTCCGGTGGGGGACCGGCTCGGACTGCCGGCGCCCGTGCTGATGACGTTGTTCGGGATCGTCCTCGCGGTCGCCGACTTCGTGCCGAACGTGAACATCCCGCCCGAGCTGATCCTGCCGGGTCTGCTGCCGCCGCTGCTCTACGCCGCCGTGCGGCGGACCTCCTGGCGGCAGTTCACGGCCAACAAACGGCCGATCTTCCTGCTCGCCGTGGCCCTGGTCTTCGTCACGACGCTGTGTGTGGCCGTCGTCGCCAACACGATCGTGCCCGGACTGCCGATCGCGGCCGCGCTCGCGCTGGGCGCGCTGGTGGCCCCGCCCGACCCGGTCGCCGCGACCGCGGTCGCCGGACAGCTCGGGCTGCCCCGCAGGCTGGTGTCGATCCTGGAGGGCGAGGGTCTCTTCAACGACGTCACGGCCATCGTCCTGTACCACGTGGCGATCGCCGCCGTGGTCAGCGGCACCTTCTCGCCCTGGCGGGCCGCGCTGGACTTCCTGCTCTCCGCCGTGGTCGCGGTCGTCGTGGGGCTGGTGCTCGGCTGGGGTGCGAACAAGCTGATGGACGTGCTCGGCGACGCGACCCTGCAGATCGGTCTGACCCTGATCGTGCCGTACGCCTCGTACGTCCTCGCCGAGGAACTGCACGGCTCCGGGGTGCTCTCCGTGCTCACCACGGCGCTGTTCATCGCCGAGTACGCCACCGACGCCGACGACGTCATGACCCGGCTCGCCGGATACACCTTCTGGGACATCGTCGACACGCTCGTCACCGGTGTCGCTTTCGGGCTGATCGGCCTGGAGCTGCACAACGCGATCCGCACGGCGTCCGGCCGCTGGGGCGAGCTGCTCGGCTGGGCGGCCGCGATCGTGGGCGTGGTGGTCGTGGTGCGGCTGGTCTGGCTGCTGCCGGCGACCTGGCTGACCAAGCGGCTGCACGCCCGACGGCGGGACTACGACGAGGAGATCCCGACCAGCTGGCGGGAGACCATCGTGATGTGGTGGTCCGGGATGCGCGGGGTGGCGTCGGTGGCGCTGGCCCTGGCCATCCCCCTGAAGACGGACGACGGCTCCGCCTTCCCGGACCGCGACGAGATCGTCTTCATCGCCTTCGGCGTGATCATGGCGACGCTGGTCCTCCAGGGGCTGACCCTGCCTTGGCTGGTGAAACGGCTGGGGGTACGGGCCGACACCGACCGCGAGAAGGAGATCGAGAAGGAGCTGGGGATACGGGCGGCGAAGGCGGCACGGCGGCGCCTGAAGGAGATCGAGCAGGTCGAGGATCTGCCGGAGGACGTGACGGAGCAGATGCTGCGGCGCGCCTTCGAGATCGGGTTCCGGATCAGCCCCGACGTGGTGGAGGACGAGCGGCGGGAGGGCCACGACAAGCGGATGCGGCGGCTGAAGCGGGTGCGGCGGATCCAGCAGGAGATGCTGAGCGCGGCGCGGCACGAGGTGCTGGCGGCGCGCAGCGAGCCGGGGGCGGATCCGGAGATCGTGGACCGGGTGCTGCGGCACCTGGACGTGCGTAGCCTGCGCTGAGCGCTCCGCTGGAGGCGCTGATGTGCCGTGATGCGTCATCGGTCGTGTGTCGTCGGTCGGCTGCGGCGCCGTCCTGGCCGGTCGCGCAGTTCCCCACGGCCCTGGCCCTTCGGGCGCGCTGCGCTGCGGCAGTCATACAAGTGCATGGCGCCTGTGGACAGTCACAGGCGCGGACGGCTCCGCCCTCGTAGTCTCGGATCATGGCTCGGAACATTGTGATCAGTGGTGGAGGAACCGGGATCGGGCTCGCCGCGGCGCGGGTGTTCGCCGGGGACGGGGATCGGGTGCTGCTGCTCGGGCGGCGCAGAGAGGTGCTGGAGAAGGCGGGGGTGCCCGGGGCGGAGGTGTACGCCGCCGATCTGGCCGAACCCGAGGAGGTGCGCGCGGTCGCGCGCTTCGTCGCCGAGGAGTTCGGGACCGTGGACGTGCTCGTCCACAGCGCCGGCGGGAACGCGGCGCGCGCGGCCGACGCGGAGACCGGTGACCCGCTCGACGCCGCCGCCCGCGTCTGGACCGGCAACTTCCGGCAGAACACGCTGACCGCCGTGCTGCTCACGGAGGCACTGAGGGACCGGCTCGCCGATCCCGGCGGCCGGGTGCTGTTCATCAGCTCCATAGCAGCCTTCCGGGGCTCGGGCAGCGGGTCCTACGCCGCCTCCAAGGCGGCCCTGCACCCGTACGCCCACGACCTGGCCCGGCAGCTCGGCCCCCGCGGAGTCACCGTGAACGTGGTCGCGCCCGGGTATGTCGAGGACACCGACTTCTTCGGTGGGCCGGTGGCGGAGGCCCGGCGGGAGCAGCTCGTCGCCGAGACGTCCACGGGGCGGGCCGGCACACCCGGTGACGTCGCCGCCACCCTGCACTGGCTGGCCTCCCCGGCCGCCGGGCACGTCACCTCGCAGGTCGTCCAGGTCAACGGCGGCGCCGAACGCGGCCACTGAGCGAGGTCTCAGCCGCGGCCCGTGCGAGGCGGCTCGTGCAGGCGCCGGTTGGCCGCCCCGTCCTGGGAGGGCACGATCCCGCCGGGCGGCAGGACCGCGTCGGCCGTGTTGACCCGGGGCAGGGCGTACGGGTGCTCCGCGCACAGCCAGGTCATCATCTGCTCGCGGACGGTCACCCGGACCGTCCAGATGTCGTCCGCGTCCTTGGCGGTCACCAGCGCCCGCACCTGCATGGTGTTCGGCGTCGAGTCGGTGACGACCAGGCCGTAGGCCCGCCCGTCCCAGGCGGGGCACTCGCGCAGGATGTCCTTGAGCTTGTCCCGCATGGCCTCGACCGGCGCCGAGTGGTCGACGTGCCAGTAGACGATCCCGGTCATCTGCGGGGTGCCCCGCGACCAGTTCTCGAAGGGTTTGGAGGTGAAGTAGGACACCGGCATGGTGATCCGGCGCTCGTCCCAGGTCCGTACCGTCAGGAAGGTCAGGGTGATCTCCTCGACCGTGCCCCACTCGCCGTCGACCACGACCGTGTCACCGATGCGCACCATGTCACCGAAGGCGATCTGCAGGCCGGCGAACATGTTCGCCAGGGTGGACTGGGCAGCCACGCCGGCGACGATGCCGAGGATTCCGGCGGAGGCCAGCAGCGAGGCACCGGCCGCGCGCATCGCCGGGAAGGTCAGCAGCATCGCCGCCACGGCCACCACTCCGACGACCGCCGTCACCACCCGCATGATCAGCGACACCTGGGTGCGCACCCGGCGGACCCGGGCCGCGTCGTGGTGGGCGCGGGCGTAGCGGTCGTAGGTCGTCTCCACGACGGCCGCCGCGATCCGCACCACCAGCCAGGCGGCCGACCCGATCAGCACCAGGGTCAGGATCTGGCCGACGGCGACCCGGTGCCTCAGGATCAGCTCGGCCTGGTCGTAGGAGCCTCTGAGCAGGGCCGAGCACAGCACCAGCTGATAGGGGATGCGGCCGCGCCGCAGCAGGCCCCACAGGGGTGTCTCGCTGTGCCGGGTGTCGGCCTTGCGCAGCAGCAGGTCGGTCGCCCAGCCGATCAGCAGGGTGAGGACGACGGCGCCGCCGACCACGATCAGCGGGCGGAGTACGTTCTCCATCTCCATGGGTCCGAACGTAACCGCTTCGGCGGGATCCTGAACATTCCGATCGACATGAAGGGGGTGACAGGCGTCACCCGGCGGGCTGGCACCATGGGTTCATGAACATCATGCTCTTCCACTCGACCTACGGGCTCAGGCCCGCGGTGCGCGAGGCCGCGGACCGGCTGCGTGCCGCCGGGCACGAGGTCTGGACGCCGGACCTCTTCGACGGGCGCACGTTCGACACGGTCGAGGAGGGCATGGAGTTCAACGAGTCGATCGGCAAGGACGAGCTGCTGAAGCGGGCCGTGCTGGCGGCGGCGCCGTACTCGGAGCGCGGGCTGGTGTACGCCGGGTTCTCGCTGGGGGCCTCGATCGCGCAGACGCTGGCGCTGGGCGACGAGCGGGCGCGGGGGCTGCTGCTCCTGCACGGCACCTCGGACATCGCGCCCAGTGCCTCGGTGGACGAGCTGCCGGTGCAACTGCACGTGGCCGAGCCGGACGCCTTCGAGACGGACGACTGGCTGAGTGCCTGGTACCTGCAGATGGGCCGGGCCGGCGCCGACGTGGAGGTCTACCGGTACCCGGGAGCCGGTCACCTCTACACCGACCCCGGTCTGCCGGACTACGACGAGGAGGCCGCCGAGGCCACCTGGCGGGTGGCGCTCGGCTTCCTCGACACGCTGTGACGTGGTGTCCCCCCGGGGCTACACCGGGTCGTACGTCCGCTCCACCTTCTGTGTGCCCGTGCGGGTGCGGTACGAGCGCTCCCAGGACGAGGTGGCGTCGGCCTTCGTCTTGTCGGAGAGGACGTAGTAGTCCATCTGCGCTCGCGCGGCCGTGATGTCGAGGACGCCGTAGCCGTGCCGGTCGGTGTCGACCCAGTGCACGTGGCGGTTGGCCAGCTGGATGACCGGGGCGGCGGCGGTGGAGACGACGCCGGGGGAGACCTTGAGGATGTCGTCGAGGTTGTCGGAGGTCACCGAGGTGACCACGAACTCGGTGGCGGCCGAGGCGGACAGCGGGTAGGTCCCGGCGTCCACGGGCACGTCGTTGGCCCAGGCCATGTGGATGTCGCCGGTGAGGAACACCGTGTTGGTGATCGCGTTGGAGCGCAGGTGGGCCAGCAGCTCGCGGCGGTCGTCGGTGTAGCCGTCCCACTGGTCGGTGTTGAGGGCGAGGCCGTCCTGGGGCAGGCCGAGCAGCTTGGCGAGGGGCTTGAACAGGTCGGCGGAGAGCGAGCCGATGACGAACGGCGAGATCATCACCGAGTTGCCGACCAGCCGCCAGGTGGTGTCGGAGGCCTTCAGGCCGGCCTTGAGCCAGTCGAGCTGGGCGCGGCCGGTGATCGTGCGGTCCGGGTCGTCGACCGAGCCGCTGCCCGTGGACACCTGCTGGGAGCGGAAGGAGCGCAGGTCGAGGAGGGAGAGGTCGGCGAGCTTGCCGAAGCGCAGCCGGCGGTAGGTGGTGCCGGCGATGGCCGGGCGGACCGGCATCCACTCGAAGTAGGCCTGCTTGGCGGCGGCCTGACGGGCCGTCCAAGAGCCTTCGGTGCCCTCGGTGTGGTTCTCGGCACCGCCGGACCAGGAGTCGTTGGCGAACTCGTGGTCGTCCCAGATGGCGATGACCGGCGCCTTGGCGTGCAGGGCCTGGAGGTCGGTGTCGGTCTTGTACTTGCCGTGTCGTATGCGGTAGTCGGCGAGCGTGATGATCTCGTGGGTGGGCGCGTGCTGCCGGACCACGGTGTCGCGGGTGCCGTACTCGCCGGTGCCGTACTCGTAGATGTAGTCGCCGAGGTGCAGCCAGGCGTCGAGGTCGCTCCGCGCGGCCAGGTGCCGGTAGGAGGCGAAGTAGCCGGCCTCCCAGTTGGCGCAGGAGACCACGCCGAAGCGCAGACCGGAGACGGTGGCGTCGGTGGCGGGCGCGGTACGGGTGCGCGCCACCGGGGAGTCCGTGGGGCCGGCCGAGAAGCGGAACCAGTAGTCGGTGGCGGGGGCCAGGCCGCGGATGTCCGCCTTGACGGTGTGGTCGGAGGCGGCGGTCGCGGTGACGGAGCCCTTGGAGACGACGTTCGTCAGCGCCTTGTCGGTGGCGACCACCCAGCTGACCTCGGTGTCCGGGCCGATCCCGGAGCCCGGCGTCGCGTCGGCGGCCGGCGTCACCCGGGTCCACAGCAGGATGCCGTCGGGCAGCGGGTCGCCGGAGGCGACACCGTGCAGGAAGGCGGGCGCGTCCGAGGCGGCCCGGGCCGGCAGCGCGGCGGCCAGCGGTGCGGCCAGGACAGCGGTCGCCGCCGCGGCCTTGACGACCGTACGGCGGCGGGGAGTAAGCGAGTTGGAGCCCTCGTCGGCTCTGTAACGACTGGTCATGAAGGACCAGGTTACTGACGGGTATTAACGAGAGCGGGCGAACCGGTGAAGTTCGCCCGCTCTTCTTCTCGTGGTCGCCGGCCGAGGCGCGCGGCCGGTCGTCGGGTCAGGCCTTGAGGGCCTCGCCCACCACCTTGTCGAAGTCGGCGACCGTCAGGAGCGGGGAGCCGCCGTTGAGCTGCTTGCCGTCCATGACGAAGCCGGGCGTGCCGGTCACGCCGTCCTTGTTGTCGTCGAACTGCTTCGACATGGCCATCGCCCAGGCGTCGTAGGTGCCCTTCTTGACGGCGTCCTGGAACTTCGTGTTGTCCTTCAGCGCGGGCACGGTCTGGGCGACCTTGATGAGGTAGCTGTCGTCCTTGAACTTGTCGGTCGTCTCGTCCGGGTGCCACTTCGTCGAGTACAGCGCGGTCTTGTAGTCGAGGAAGGCCTGGTCGCTGACGTTCAGCGCCGCGCCCAGGGCGCTCAGGGCGTTCTTGGAGCCCTCGCCGTTGTCCTTGTTGTCGATGAACGTGGCGCCGACGTACTGGAACTTGAACTCGCCGTCGGCGACGTCCTTCTTGAAGGTGTCACCGACGGTCTGCTCGAACTGGGCGCACACCGGGCAGCGCGGGTCCTCGTAGACCTTGAGGGTCTTCTTGGCGGTGGACTTGCCGATGACGACGGTGGTGCCGTCCGGGCCCGTCGTGTTGGCCGGGGCGACGACCTTCTCGTCCTTCACGGCCTCCCAGTGGCTGGGCTTGTTGGCCTGGACGACGGCGTAGCCTATGCCGCCCGCCGCGGCCAGCACGGCCACGACCGAGCAGGCCACGATGAGCTGCCGCCTGACCTTGGCGCGCTTGGCCTGCTTCTCGCGCTCGATGCGCAGCCGCTCCCGGGCCGCGTTCTTGGCAGCTGCGCTGTTCCGCTTGCTCATGTTGGTGATCTCCATAGGGGACGCGCACATGTCGTACGCGGGATACGTGTGGGGGACTCGTCGTGCTCGGAGAACTCGGAGAACTCGGAGAACTCGGAGAACTCGGAGAACATGGCGAACTCGGAGAACTCGGAGAACTCGGAGTGCTCGGACGAGGGGCGTGCTCGGGCGGGCGGGGCGCTCAGGCGAAGGGCAGGGCGAGCGCCCCGGAGCGCGGCGGCCCGCGCCGTCCCAGGGAGTGTGCGAGGAGCAGGTCGCGGACCGCGGCGGGACGGGGTGCCGGGCGGGGCAGCCGTCGTGCCGGGGCCGGCCGGGCGGTGCCCGCGGCGGCCGCGAGGAGCAGCGGGCGGAAGGTGGTGGCGGCGACGGCGCGCAGCAGCTGGGTGAGGGCACGCTCGCCGCGGCGCAGCCAGGCGGCGGCCAGCAGGCCGACGCCGACGTGCGCGGCGAGCAGCAGCCATGCGGCGGTCGGGTCGGCCTGCGTGAGGGCCACGGCGGCGCGGGAGCCGCCGGTCATCCGGGCCAGCGGGGTACCGACCGTGCCGCCGTGGCACAGCACGTCGAAGCCGACGGCGCGCAGCGGCCCGGCGATGGGACCGCCCGCCCGGCCGTAA
Coding sequences within:
- a CDS encoding dienelactone hydrolase family protein, which encodes MNIMLFHSTYGLRPAVREAADRLRAAGHEVWTPDLFDGRTFDTVEEGMEFNESIGKDELLKRAVLAAAPYSERGLVYAGFSLGASIAQTLALGDERARGLLLLHGTSDIAPSASVDELPVQLHVAEPDAFETDDWLSAWYLQMGRAGADVEVYRYPGAGHLYTDPGLPDYDEEAAEATWRVALGFLDTL
- a CDS encoding RluA family pseudouridine synthase → MSTIPEIRTLPVPDGLEGERVDAVISRMFGFSRTKAAELAAAGKVQVDGSVVGKSERVHGGAWLEVEMPGAPAPVQIVAEPVEGMEIVHDDDDVVVIVKPVGVAAHPSPGWTGPTVIGGLAAAGYRISTSGAAERQGIVHRLDVGTSGLMVVAKSERAYTSLKRQFKERTVDKRYHTLVQGHPDPTSGTIDAPIGRHPQHDYKWAVTADGKPSVTHYDLVEAFRAASLLDVKLETGRTHQIRVHMAAHRHPCVGDLTYGADPTLAKRLRLTRQWLHAVRLGFEHPGDGEWVEFASDYPADLQEALDQVREETYG
- a CDS encoding Na+/H+ antiporter, which codes for MDQLALLFVLLLGALVSVPVGDRLGLPAPVLMTLFGIVLAVADFVPNVNIPPELILPGLLPPLLYAAVRRTSWRQFTANKRPIFLLAVALVFVTTLCVAVVANTIVPGLPIAAALALGALVAPPDPVAATAVAGQLGLPRRLVSILEGEGLFNDVTAIVLYHVAIAAVVSGTFSPWRAALDFLLSAVVAVVVGLVLGWGANKLMDVLGDATLQIGLTLIVPYASYVLAEELHGSGVLSVLTTALFIAEYATDADDVMTRLAGYTFWDIVDTLVTGVAFGLIGLELHNAIRTASGRWGELLGWAAAIVGVVVVVRLVWLLPATWLTKRLHARRRDYDEEIPTSWRETIVMWWSGMRGVASVALALAIPLKTDDGSAFPDRDEIVFIAFGVIMATLVLQGLTLPWLVKRLGVRADTDREKEIEKELGIRAAKAARRRLKEIEQVEDLPEDVTEQMLRRAFEIGFRISPDVVEDERREGHDKRMRRLKRVRRIQQEMLSAARHEVLAARSEPGADPEIVDRVLRHLDVRSLR
- a CDS encoding mechanosensitive ion channel family protein, whose product is MENVLRPLIVVGGAVVLTLLIGWATDLLLRKADTRHSETPLWGLLRRGRIPYQLVLCSALLRGSYDQAELILRHRVAVGQILTLVLIGSAAWLVVRIAAAVVETTYDRYARAHHDAARVRRVRTQVSLIMRVVTAVVGVVAVAAMLLTFPAMRAAGASLLASAGILGIVAGVAAQSTLANMFAGLQIAFGDMVRIGDTVVVDGEWGTVEEITLTFLTVRTWDERRITMPVSYFTSKPFENWSRGTPQMTGIVYWHVDHSAPVEAMRDKLKDILRECPAWDGRAYGLVVTDSTPNTMQVRALVTAKDADDIWTVRVTVREQMMTWLCAEHPYALPRVNTADAVLPPGGIVPSQDGAANRRLHEPPRTGRG
- a CDS encoding GNAT family N-acetyltransferase, whose amino-acid sequence is MTTRAYTVRVAEDPADLEACFAVRKQVFVVEQRVPEDLEYDAYDPVAVHVLAVRADGVPLGTGRLLHGAVAAAKTGGDPSLGSLGRLAVAAEARGLGIGVALVRAIEEAARARGLTAVDLHAQTHALGFYERLGYQPYGPEYEEAGIPHRGMRRVL
- a CDS encoding alkaline phosphatase; translation: MTSRYRADEGSNSLTPRRRTVVKAAAATAVLAAPLAAALPARAASDAPAFLHGVASGDPLPDGILLWTRVTPAADATPGSGIGPDTEVSWVVATDKALTNVVSKGSVTATAASDHTVKADIRGLAPATDYWFRFSAGPTDSPVARTRTAPATDATVSGLRFGVVSCANWEAGYFASYRHLAARSDLDAWLHLGDYIYEYGTGEYGTRDTVVRQHAPTHEIITLADYRIRHGKYKTDTDLQALHAKAPVIAIWDDHEFANDSWSGGAENHTEGTEGSWTARQAAAKQAYFEWMPVRPAIAGTTYRRLRFGKLADLSLLDLRSFRSQQVSTGSGSVDDPDRTITGRAQLDWLKAGLKASDTTWRLVGNSVMISPFVIGSLSADLFKPLAKLLGLPQDGLALNTDQWDGYTDDRRELLAHLRSNAITNTVFLTGDIHMAWANDVPVDAGTYPLSASAATEFVVTSVTSDNLDDILKVSPGVVSTAAAPVIQLANRHVHWVDTDRHGYGVLDITAARAQMDYYVLSDKTKADATSSWERSYRTRTGTQKVERTYDPV
- a CDS encoding thioredoxin domain-containing protein; amino-acid sequence: MSKRNSAAAKNAARERLRIEREKQAKRAKVRRQLIVACSVVAVLAAAGGIGYAVVQANKPSHWEAVKDEKVVAPANTTGPDGTTVVIGKSTAKKTLKVYEDPRCPVCAQFEQTVGDTFKKDVADGEFKFQYVGATFIDNKDNGEGSKNALSALGAALNVSDQAFLDYKTALYSTKWHPDETTDKFKDDSYLIKVAQTVPALKDNTKFQDAVKKGTYDAWAMAMSKQFDDNKDGVTGTPGFVMDGKQLNGGSPLLTVADFDKVVGEALKA
- a CDS encoding SDR family NAD(P)-dependent oxidoreductase, which codes for MARNIVISGGGTGIGLAAARVFAGDGDRVLLLGRRREVLEKAGVPGAEVYAADLAEPEEVRAVARFVAEEFGTVDVLVHSAGGNAARAADAETGDPLDAAARVWTGNFRQNTLTAVLLTEALRDRLADPGGRVLFISSIAAFRGSGSGSYAASKAALHPYAHDLARQLGPRGVTVNVVAPGYVEDTDFFGGPVAEARREQLVAETSTGRAGTPGDVAATLHWLASPAAGHVTSQVVQVNGGAERGH